One Megalopta genalis isolate 19385.01 chromosome 5, iyMegGena1_principal, whole genome shotgun sequence DNA window includes the following coding sequences:
- the LOC117226814 gene encoding uncharacterized protein LOC117226814 isoform X1 — translation MPAPPPPPPPTLVASSSSPGDQDRNLLLQSIRAGKTLKKTVTVDKSGPAISGKVKNEPRNLNNRETNNSNTITGSISNSNNGGPTGLGGLFSSGMPKLKPIGPRPTSGEKDRSNVNNTNFNQSAMPSIKRGPPPVPPPATQKPQVFGQKSNLIQGQIVMDSSNANTEVSKGFGKPILAPKPPSTPSGTMHKPSPPPKKLNLTTGASVSRAQSMRLLRSPPVLTPTPPSLHQSQDCLNESQSRPTNRVLRPPVAKPPSPPTSRTSNSISAATRVAPPPPSRVTVTAPCIPPPPPPLPHRPAVHQRLAPPPPPPPTPPTRSSSMRNGQTMGTLDLEVRFADMFHSIANFPPPEPFKGLPKVYSSRNAAKQQAPAPPQQASSISNTMVPLNTSSGG, via the exons ATGCCTGCACCACCACCTCCTCCGCCTCCTACACTCGTTGCATCTAGCTCCAGTCCTGGTGACCAAGATAGAAATTTGCTACTTCAATCGATTAGAGCTGGGAAAACTTTAAAGAAAACTGTAACTGTAGATAAAAGTGGACCTGCGATTAGTG GTAAAGTAAAAAACGAACCACGAAATTTGAATAATAGGGAGACTAATAATTCTAATACGATAACCGGTAGTATTAGCAATTCAAATAATGGAGGACCTACAGGATTAGGTGGATTATTCTCTAGCGGTATGCCAAAACTGAAGCCCATAGGACCTAGACCAACTTCGGGTGAAAAGGATAGAAGCAACGTCAATAATACGAATTTTAATCAATCGGCAATGCCGAGCATAAAACGCGGTCCACCTCCGGTTCCACCACCAGCTACTCAGaagccgcaagtatttggtCAG AAATCCAATTTAATTCAGGGTCAAATTGTTATGGATTCTTCAAATGCCAATACAGAAGTATCCAAAGGATTTGGGAAACCCATTCTTGCACCCAAGCCACCTTCGACACCATCCGGTACAATGCACAAGCCATCTCCTCCCCCAAAAAAGTTAAACTTGACGACAGGAGCAAGCGTGTCGAGAGCACAAAGTATGCGGTTGCTTAGATCGCCACCTGTGCTCACACCGACACCGCCATCTTTGCATCAATCGCAAGATTGTTTAAACGAAAGTCAATCGAGGCCAACAAATCGAGTTCTTAGACCTCCGGTAGCGAAACCTCCCTCTCCTCCTACTTCCAGAACGAGTAACTCGATTAGTGCGGCAACAAGGGTCGCGCCTCCACCACCGTCTAGAGTAACGGTTACTGCTCCTTGCATACCGCCACCTCCTCCTCCACTTCCACATCGACCTGCTGTTCATCAGAGGCTTGCTCCACCACCGCCACCACCACCGACACCTCCCACAAGAAGTTCTTCTATGCGCAACGGTCAAACTATGGGTACCCTAGATCTGGAAGTACGATTCGCAGACATGTTTCATTCTATTGCAAATTTTCCACCACCGGAGCCGTTTAAAGGATTACCAAAAGTCTACAGCAGCAGAAACG
- the LOC117226814 gene encoding uncharacterized protein LOC117226814 isoform X2, which produces MPAPPPPPPPTLVASSSSPGDQDRNLLLQSIRAGKTLKKTVTVDKSGPAISGKVKNEPRNLNNRETNNSNTITGSISNSNNGGPTGLGGLFSSGMPKLKPIGPRPTSGEKDRSNVNNTNFNQSAMPSIKRGPPPVPPPATQKPQVFGQGQIVMDSSNANTEVSKGFGKPILAPKPPSTPSGTMHKPSPPPKKLNLTTGASVSRAQSMRLLRSPPVLTPTPPSLHQSQDCLNESQSRPTNRVLRPPVAKPPSPPTSRTSNSISAATRVAPPPPSRVTVTAPCIPPPPPPLPHRPAVHQRLAPPPPPPPTPPTRSSSMRNGQTMGTLDLEVRFADMFHSIANFPPPEPFKGLPKVYSSRNAAKQQAPAPPQQASSISNTMVPLNTSSGG; this is translated from the exons ATGCCTGCACCACCACCTCCTCCGCCTCCTACACTCGTTGCATCTAGCTCCAGTCCTGGTGACCAAGATAGAAATTTGCTACTTCAATCGATTAGAGCTGGGAAAACTTTAAAGAAAACTGTAACTGTAGATAAAAGTGGACCTGCGATTAGTG GTAAAGTAAAAAACGAACCACGAAATTTGAATAATAGGGAGACTAATAATTCTAATACGATAACCGGTAGTATTAGCAATTCAAATAATGGAGGACCTACAGGATTAGGTGGATTATTCTCTAGCGGTATGCCAAAACTGAAGCCCATAGGACCTAGACCAACTTCGGGTGAAAAGGATAGAAGCAACGTCAATAATACGAATTTTAATCAATCGGCAATGCCGAGCATAAAACGCGGTCCACCTCCGGTTCCACCACCAGCTACTCAGaagccgcaagtatttggtCAG GGTCAAATTGTTATGGATTCTTCAAATGCCAATACAGAAGTATCCAAAGGATTTGGGAAACCCATTCTTGCACCCAAGCCACCTTCGACACCATCCGGTACAATGCACAAGCCATCTCCTCCCCCAAAAAAGTTAAACTTGACGACAGGAGCAAGCGTGTCGAGAGCACAAAGTATGCGGTTGCTTAGATCGCCACCTGTGCTCACACCGACACCGCCATCTTTGCATCAATCGCAAGATTGTTTAAACGAAAGTCAATCGAGGCCAACAAATCGAGTTCTTAGACCTCCGGTAGCGAAACCTCCCTCTCCTCCTACTTCCAGAACGAGTAACTCGATTAGTGCGGCAACAAGGGTCGCGCCTCCACCACCGTCTAGAGTAACGGTTACTGCTCCTTGCATACCGCCACCTCCTCCTCCACTTCCACATCGACCTGCTGTTCATCAGAGGCTTGCTCCACCACCGCCACCACCACCGACACCTCCCACAAGAAGTTCTTCTATGCGCAACGGTCAAACTATGGGTACCCTAGATCTGGAAGTACGATTCGCAGACATGTTTCATTCTATTGCAAATTTTCCACCACCGGAGCCGTTTAAAGGATTACCAAAAGTCTACAGCAGCAGAAACG